In bacterium, the genomic stretch ATGACGGTTTCCCACGACCCCAGCGGATCACGAGCCTCTCTACATCGAAGCAAACGGTCGAATCCAACGTCAAGAGCGTTCCCATATACTAATAAGCCCACAGCAAGTGTCAAGTTCCCCTGCGAGCAGATACGCCCCGAAGCATGGCTTCAGGGCGTTTGCCACATCTATGGAACAAGGCAAAGCAAAATCGTCTTGGATTCGCCTACGATGGCCCCAAGACCTCGTCCACCATCGCCAGTAACTCTTCGGTTTTAATAGGTTTGGTGAGGTAGTTGTAGGCTCCCTCTTTGATGACCTGCACGGTATCTTCGATCTTGGGATAGCCGGTGAGGATTACGATGGTCGCATGTGGATCAACAGTGCGAATCTCACGGAAAACATCTATCCCGCTGACACCACGCAACTTAACATCAAGAAATGTGAGACCGGGAGCCTTCTCGGTATGAATCTTGACGGCCTCTTCACCGGTTATGGCAGTAATAACATCATAGCCCGCTGCCTGCAACAGGTCGGCCATGACTTGGAGGATCATCTCGTCGTCATCCACCACGAGAACCGTTCGTGATCTCGGCCCCGTCTCCGAAAGCTTCTGTTTTTCAATATTTTGCTTGATCTCTTCGACGTTTCTGGCATCGTACAAGCGCCAGCCGCGCCAGTCTCGCCGGACCTTTGTGATCAGCCCTTCTCGCTCCCACTTGAAAAGAGTTGACTTAGAGATCTGGAGCTGCTCACAGACCTCCTTGGAAGAGTAGAACTTTCCGTCGCTCATGGCAGTCTTGGTAGTTTGCATGTTCGGAAACTATATTAACTATAGTTCAATATACGGAGGGCATCATCGAAAGTCAAGTGATTGCGAGGAATTTTGATGGGGCAACGAAACCGGCCGAGGACGGAGTCAGTGGATATTCCAGAGGCAAAAGTACCCTTATTCCGGCTTCTTGTCCTTTTGCTTGGGTTCTTCGCCGCGCAATCCCTCTTTGAACTCACGGGCTCCCCGTCCGAGTCCTCGCATCAGCTCGGGGATGCGTTTCGCTCCAAACAGTAGCAAAACTATGACCACAATGAGAAGTATCTCAAGCCAACCAAAACGCATGACACTCCCGTTTCTTTGACGTGTCAGTAGTGCTCAATCTACGGATTGGCGGATATTAAGTCAAGAGGAGGCATGAAATCACACCTCCTCGAGGATCAGACAAATGATAGAGAGGAATATGCCGTTTCAAGGGGATGAGGACGATGCTACTCGGTAGTAGGCTCGCAGTTCACCCCCCGAAACAGCGCCTACTACAAGGCTGCTATTGGAGGTCGCACCAACGAATTCAAACAGGTCGAATTGTGCCGATAAGGATTTGTAAACTCTGTAGAAAGGTGATCCGGTCAGACTCCAGGTCAAACGCAATTCATCTCCGCTCCGCCAGATGACCACATTATCCGGTGAACCTGACCAGCCATGAATGCGGATCATCCGGTTGCCGTCACGGGAGCTTTCATGTACTCCATCCTCAGGAAGCCATGACTCTTCGCAGGGATCGAAAACCGCGCTGCGGCCCGTATTCGTCGAGGAGGTGTCGAGAGCAAATGCCTCAGCCTTGCCATCGAGATTGCCCACGGCAATGTAGAAATCACCCGCGAATTCTAGAGGTTCCGTTATATCGTCGAAGAGAACCACGTTCGCGAAGTAGGCTCCGGGAGCGGGGAATCCGCCGATCATGTTACCGACCGAACCACGAACGACTTCGCGTAGGACGGTTCCGGGCATTCCCAGCGGCCCGTCCGCCGCCAGAACCTGAATTCGCACTCGACTGTGCGAGGAATCGGGATGGAACGCTGCCACCGCGAAGCTGGCACCACAAAGTACAAACGGCACTTCGGGAGGCGTGAATCGCACCGCCCAGAGAAAACTGTCGGGAGTAGACCAATTGAACTGCTCGGCCGAACCGTCGTCATAGGCCAGACTCTGCCCGCACGAAGGGCCGATGACGAATCCGAATGTGTCGGTAGAGGCGATTTGCGAGTGGCTGTCGAGGGCTCGAATGAAATACACCCATCGTCCGGAACTCAACGAAACGCTGGCGGCGAATTCATTCGGATAGCCGGTGGTGGACATGGCGATGGAATCGTAACCGGTGGCATCGGCAAGGCGATAGAACAGTTTGCCCGTCACCCCCGCGAAATCATCCGTAATCCGTGCCGTGACGACAACGTTACCCGGCTCACCGTCCCCGTGGGGATCGTGTGTTACCGAAGGCGGGGCCGAGTAGCGGATTACGAAGTTCGCGTCCGAGGTATCGCCCGCCGTCGGCACGCTCAGGCTGAAAATCCGAATGCGGGCCTGAGTCGTGGGCGGAGCGCTGACCGGCCACAGCTCATTGCCGTCGTTGATCGCACTTCCGTAGAGAACCGTCCAGCTTCCCGACGGATACGTGCGATTCAGCTCGATTCGGACATTGCCGGAGAATCCGCTGCCGTTCCATTGAATCGTTCCCGACTGGCCGATGTTCCACAATTCCCCGCCGTTCGGAGCGAGAAGGGTCAAAACCGCCGTCTGGGTGATCGAGAAGTTGGCGTCCGAAACGTCCGCGACCGTGGTGTCGCTATCAGAGAGAATCCGTATCCGTGCAGCGGTGGTCGCGGGCCCGGTGACCGTCCAGGAATGAGTGCCGTCGTTGGCCGTTCCGCCGATTACCGTTTCCCAAGCGCCCGTCGGATACGAACGGT encodes the following:
- a CDS encoding response regulator; amino-acid sequence: MSDGKFYSSKEVCEQLQISKSTLFKWEREGLITKVRRDWRGWRLYDARNVEEIKQNIEKQKLSETGPRSRTVLVVDDDEMILQVMADLLQAAGYDVITAITGEEAVKIHTEKAPGLTFLDVKLRGVSGIDVFREIRTVDPHATIVILTGYPKIEDTVQVIKEGAYNYLTKPIKTEELLAMVDEVLGPS
- the tatA gene encoding twin-arginine translocase TatA/TatE family subunit; the protein is MRFGWLEILLIVVIVLLLFGAKRIPELMRGLGRGAREFKEGLRGEEPKQKDKKPE